The Vicinamibacterales bacterium genome contains the following window.
GGCTCCGCGTCCCGCGGGCCGGCAGGAAGCCCATGTCGGCGTGTCCCGCGTACCCGACGAGCGCCTCGATCGGCTGACTGAGCTGTTCAAACCGCGCAAGCACACCCCGGCGACCGTCGAGTTCGCCGACATGGGCGGCGCCGGCGGGGCGCGGACCGGCGCGGCCGCGCTCCTCGACGTCGCCCCGTTTCGCAACGCCGACGCGCTGCTGCACGTCGTCCGCATGTTCCGCGATCCCGCCATTCCGCACGCCGCGGGCTCCGTCGATCCGGCGCGCGACGTCCGCACCATGGAGGAGGAAGTCATCCTCGCGGATCTCGGCGTCGTCGAGCGGCGGCTCGAGCGGCTCGAACGGGATCTGAAGAAGTCGGCGGCGAACGCGGACCTGAAGAAGGAACACGAGATCCTGCTGCGCTGCCGGGCGCTGCTCGAGAACGGCAAGGCGATCCGCACGCTCGACCTCCCGGCCGACGACGCGCGGCGGCTGAGAGGATTCCAGTTCCTCTCCGCGAAGCCGCTGCTGATCGTGTTGAATCTCGACGAGGCGGATCTGCCGCAGGCCGACCGCGCGGTGGACCTTGCCGGAATCGCGGATTACCTCCAGGGCGCGCACACCCGCGCCGTGCCGATCTGCGCCAAGATCGAGCTGGAGATCGCGCAGCTCGATCCGGCGGACGCCGCGGCATTCATGGCGGATCTCGGCCTGCGCGAGTCTGGCCTGGACCGCGTGATCCGCGCCAGCTACGAGCTGCTCGGGTACATCTCCTTCTTCACCGTGGGGGAAGACGAGAACCGCGCGTGGTCGATCCCGCGCGGCACCAACGCGCAGCAGGCGGGCGGGGAGATTCACACCGACATCCAGCGCGGCTTCATCCGCGCCGAAGTGGTGCGCTACGAGCACCTGCTCGCGCGGGGCTCGCTCGCGGCGTGCCGCGAGCACGGCGAGCTGCGCCTCGAGGGGAAGGAGTACATCGTCCTCGACGGCGACGTGATCAACTTCCGCCACGCGACGTAATCATCCGCGGGGCTTCGCCCCCGGACTCCTCTGCACGCCCGCTCGCGGTTGCTGCTGAAGTTGCGGGATAATCGGAACGGTCGATGCCGGTTCAGAAGATCCTCGTACTCGAGGCGCAAGTGCCGTTCGTGCACGGGGGTGCGGAGGTTCACGTACGCGAGCTGCTCCGCGAGCTGCGCGCGCGCGGCTACGACGCGGAGCTGGTGAGCGTCCCGTTCAAGTGGTATCCGAAAGACGAGATCCTGCCGCACGCGGCGGCGTGGCGGCTGCTGGATCTGAGCGAGAGCAACGG
Protein-coding sequences here:
- the ychF gene encoding redox-regulated ATPase YchF, which encodes MRRSDMLRAGLIGFPSSGKTALFQLLTSVREAPRPAGRQEAHVGVSRVPDERLDRLTELFKPRKHTPATVEFADMGGAGGARTGAAALLDVAPFRNADALLHVVRMFRDPAIPHAAGSVDPARDVRTMEEEVILADLGVVERRLERLERDLKKSAANADLKKEHEILLRCRALLENGKAIRTLDLPADDARRLRGFQFLSAKPLLIVLNLDEADLPQADRAVDLAGIADYLQGAHTRAVPICAKIELEIAQLDPADAAAFMADLGLRESGLDRVIRASYELLGYISFFTVGEDENRAWSIPRGTNAQQAGGEIHTDIQRGFIRAEVVRYEHLLARGSLAACREHGELRLEGKEYIVLDGDVINFRHAT